One window from the genome of Metabacillus flavus encodes:
- a CDS encoding YidH family protein, with translation MEKEKTISSKYIQQHLANERTYLAWVRTAIAIVGIGFLITNLHFNFMEKANPEANMLTVAIGLFSIICGFFLILFSTVDYRRKTKQIDEQTFRPSKHIVTLVSALLAVIVLMFSFYFFLIL, from the coding sequence ATGGAAAAAGAAAAAACAATCAGTTCAAAATACATCCAGCAGCACCTGGCAAATGAACGGACTTATCTGGCATGGGTCCGGACGGCAATCGCGATTGTCGGAATCGGTTTTTTAATAACAAATCTCCACTTCAACTTTATGGAAAAAGCAAATCCTGAAGCAAACATGCTAACCGTGGCCATTGGGCTTTTTTCCATTATTTGCGGATTTTTCCTAATACTTTTTTCTACTGTTGATTATAGAAGGAAAACAAAGCAAATCGATGAGCAGACTTTTCGTCCTTCCAAACATATTGTGACTCTGGTTTCTGCCTTGCTTGCCGTCATTGTTTTGATGTTCTCTTTTTATTTCTTTCTGATTCTTTAG